A genomic segment from Spinacia oleracea cultivar Varoflay chromosome 3, BTI_SOV_V1, whole genome shotgun sequence encodes:
- the LOC110796450 gene encoding uncharacterized protein yields the protein MSTLAAARADNFYYPPEWDPSQGGLNKFHGQHALRERAKKIDQGILIIRFEMPFNIWCEGCESMIAKGVRFNAEKKQVGNYYSTKIWSFTMKAACCKHEIEIQTDPKNCEYLIMKGARRKIEEYDAEDAEILELPTDEERGKLVDPFYRLEHQEEDLKKKKEEEPVLVRLQRASDARHSDDYAINKALRARLRSQKKRVSEEEGASRKRGLNIRLLPGSNEDAATASRIKFPTKFDENRKLKRALISTSSIFSGSSGSSLSDRRLELESKRRKIKAAKVSNLLAGGFKPSSWAQSGVSSGRHRS from the exons ATG TCTACTCTTGCAGCCGCTCGAGCTGATAATTTCTACTACCCTCCAGAATGGGACCCAAGTCAG GGCGGTCTCAACAAGTTTCATGGTCAACATGCTTTAAGAGAGAGGGCAAAAAAAATAGATCAAGGCATCCTAATTATAAG GTTTGAAATGCCTTTTAATATATGGTGTGAAGGATGTGAATCTATGATAGCAAAGGGTGTAAGGTTCAATGCAGAGAAAAAACAAGTTGGAAACTACTACTCCACGAAG ATATGGAGCTTCACTATGAAGGCAGCTTGCTGCAAACATGAGATTGAGATTCAAACAGATCCAAAAAATTGTGAGTATTTGATAATGAAGGGTGCTCGGCGAAAAATTGAAGAGTATGACGCAGAGGATGCAGAAATTTTGGAACTCCCTACAGATGAAG AAAGAGGCAAACTTGTGGATCCATTTTACCGTCTTGAGCATCAAGAGGAAgacttgaagaaaaaaaaagaagaagagccAGTACTTGTACGTCTTCAGCGTGCATCTGATGCAAGACATTCTGATGACTATGCCATCAATAAAGCACTCCGGGCGCGATTGAGG AGCCAGAAGAAGAGAGTCAGTGAAGAAGAAGGTGCGTCTAGGAAAAGGGGTCTTAATATACGATTGCTACCAGGATCCAATGAAGATGCCGCTACTGCTTCCCGTATAAAGTTCCCGACTAAGTTTGATGAAAATAGGAAGCTTAAACGAGCATTGATTTCTACATCCTCGATCTTCTCTGGATCATCTGGATCTTCCTTAAGTGATAGGCGCTTGGAGCTTGAGTCTAAAAGAAGGAAGATCAAAGCAGCCAAAGTTTCAAATCTGCTGGCAGGAGGATTTAAGCCCTCTTCTTGGGCACAGAGTGGTGTTTCTTCAGGCAGACACAGGTCCTGA